A window from Roseofilum capinflatum BLCC-M114 encodes these proteins:
- the patD gene encoding heterocyst frequency control protein PatD yields the protein MLSKEHMQIYQNFLDILKEVLILSTTETTPDLLIPTCQEVEDFFGQQIAPLSWDQNYPVSEMAWQSIQTEMHKQIKLLVTETTFYQMSRQESAQQQRKKKISHYTQALIRYCEILLGTGD from the coding sequence ATGTTATCGAAAGAGCATATGCAAATTTACCAGAATTTTCTGGATATTTTAAAGGAAGTCTTAATTTTGTCCACAACTGAGACGACTCCAGACCTATTAATCCCAACTTGTCAGGAGGTTGAAGATTTTTTTGGGCAACAGATTGCACCTTTGTCTTGGGATCAAAATTATCCTGTCTCTGAGATGGCGTGGCAGTCGATTCAAACGGAGATGCATAAACAGATTAAACTATTGGTAACTGAGACTACATTTTACCAAATGAGTCGCCAGGAATCGGCGCAACAGCAGAGAAAAAAGAAGATAAGCCATTATACTCAGGCTTTGATTCGCTATTGTGAGATCCTCTTAGGAACTGGGGATTAA